From the genome of Metarhizium brunneum chromosome 4, complete sequence, one region includes:
- the lacZ gene encoding Beta-galactosidase, with amino-acid sequence MADTSYPRPDFVRAGLHWESLNGAWDFIFDDGDVGLQNRWQDAGLPSEIAVEAVGGGSNDGLGGEGDSITQRIAAGTQELLPGNALSRESAIINRKRQIHVPYVFQCPASGINDRGVHQVLWYERSVADLRSSQEKDRGDKLLLRFGAVDYEARVWVNGREVGGHRGGHVPFDIDVTDAVDQAGAGPHRITIRVYDSAYDLTQPRGKQYWGAKPESIFYTPSGGIWQSVWLEVAPGARIADSSHGTVLRSNDIDSGTLHCHVAVLGRRVGRNYSIEMESWFGGVLVSKSGLIALPNDKDSVDVELKMRMSENQKSSLLPGTIDTDSLQNPWCWKDGVALWSPEHPLLYGITINLIDTSTGNVLETVKTSTGMRSIEWQAGDGYWRLNGKPYFQALCLDQGYWPETFMTGSSDEIKHDIELAKKMGFNGCRKHQKVEGPLFYHFADKLGYLVWAEMANAYQFSREYIDRFNQEWVESVKLAINHPSVVTWTPVNESWAYTSLQDSVEQRNHIRALYFLTRSLDSTRSINDNCGWEHVHTDLTTFHDYSDGPELAKTCASLDAILDKKADRHLFVPAIEGRDQGAQHVPGTPIMCTEFGGVNIAPAKDSGENVRDWGYTTASNSADLLTRFEKLVRGVADGGHCCAFVYTQLTDIEQEANGLYTFDRTEKLSSERVKCIIDESLRQWYERISHA; translated from the exons ATGGCAGACACGTCTTACCCCCGCCCAGACTTTGTGCGAGCTGGTCTGCACTGGGAATCGCTCAACGGCGCTTGGGACTTTATTtttgacgacggcgatgTGGGACTACAGAACCGCTGGCAAGATGCAGGCCTTCCCAGCGAGATTGCTGTGGAAgctgtcggcggcggcagcaatgatggcctcggcggTGAAGGTGACAGCATCACGCAACGCATCGCTGCGGGCACCCAAGAACTCCTACCGGGCAACGCCTTGTCCAGAGAATCGGCCATTATCAACCGAAAGCGACAGATCCATGTCCCTTATGTCTTCCAGTGCCCTGCTTCGGGGATCAATGACCGCGGCGTCCATCAAGTATTGTGGTACGAGCGCTCCGTCGCTGACCTGCGATCAAGCCAAGAAAAAGACCGCGGAGACAAGCTCTTGTTACGATTCGGGGCTGTCGATTACGAAGCCCGCGTGTGGGTGAATGGCCGTGAAGTTGGAGGGCAtcgcggcggccatgtccCGTTTGACATTGACGTTACCGACGCTGTCGATCAAGCCGGAGCCGGTCCGCATCGGATTACGATCCGGGTTTATGACTCTGCGTATGATTTGACCCAGCCGCGTGGGAAGCAGTACTGGGGGGCGAAGCCAGAGAGCATCTTTTACACTCCCTCGGGCGGTATCTGGCAGTCGGTCTGGCTGGAGGTTGCTCCTGGGGCGAGGATTGCTGACAGCTCCCATGGAACTGTTCTTCGGTCTAATGACATTGATTCAGGGACGCTGCACTGCCACGTTGCCGTGCTTGGTCGAAGAGTCGGCCGGAACTACAGCATCGAGATGGAAAGTTGGTTCGGGGGCGTCTTGGTCTCCAAGTCGGGGCTTATAGCCCTGCCGAATGACAAAGATTCTGTTGATGTCGAACTCAAGATGCGCATGTCTGAGAATCAAAAGTCCAGCCTCTTGCCCGGCACCATTGACACAGATTCATTGCAAAATCCATGGTGCTGGAAAGACGGAGTCGCCCTGTGGTCTCCAGAGCACCCGCTGCTCTATGGCATTACCATTAATCTTATCGATACATCAACCGGAAATGTCTTGGAAACGGTCAAGACATCAACGGGAATGCGATCCATAGAATGGCAAGCTGGTGATGGCTACTGGCGACTCAATGGTAAGCCTTACTTCCAGGCTCTTTGTCTAGACCAGGGCTACTGGCCCGAGACCTTCATGACGGGCTCTTCGGACGAAATCAAGCACGATATCGAGTTGGCCAAGAAAATGGGCTTCAATGGCTGCAGAAAGCATCAAAAGGTCGAAGGTCCGCTGTTCTACCACTTTGCCGACAAACTCGGTTACCTCGTCTGGGCAGAGATGGCAAACGCCTACCAATTCAGCCGTGAATACATCGACCGCTTCAACCAGGAGTGGGTAGAGTCGGTCAAGTTGGCCATCAATCATCCCTCGGTTGTGACTTGGACGCCGGTGAATGAGAGCTGGGCGTACACGTCGCTTCAGGATAGTGTTGAGCAGCGCAATCATATCCGAGCGCTGTATTTCTTGACAAG ATCTCTGGATTCAACGCGCAGCATCAACGATAACTGCGGGTGGGAGCACGTCCACACAGATCTTACAACCTTTCACGACTATAGCGATGGGCCTGAGCTAGCCAAGACATGTGCCAGCTTGGATGCCATACTGGACAAGAAGGCGGACCGTCATCTATTTGTACCTGCTATCGAAGGTCGAGACCAAGGTGCACAGCACGTCCCTGGAACGCCCATCATGTGCACTGAGTTTGGCGGCGTCAATATCGCGCCAGCCAAGGATAGCGGGGAGAATGTCCGCGACTGGGGATACACAACTGCCAGCAATTCGGCAGATCTTTTGACTAGGTTTGAGAAATTAGTACGGGGTGTTGCCGACGGCGGGCATTGTTGTGCCTTTGTCTATACGCAGTT GACTGATATCGAACAAGAAGCGAACGGACTATACACATTTGACCGCACAGAGAAACTGAGTTCTGAAAGGGTTAAATGCATTATTGATGAATCACTACGACAATGGTATGAGCGCATTAGCCACGCATGA
- the MUP1_1 gene encoding High-affinity methionine permease: protein MDRLVGGAHAEGKDTVKVHPSDASSGPDTENGQLEIARENKRQIGIPSASMLIFNRIIGTGIFATPATILAQCGSPGLSLMIWLVGMLIAAAGTAVYMEFGTGLPRNGGEKNYLEFVYRKPKFLTTSLYTGYVILLGWAAGNSVIFGEYILHAAQVDVTRWNQRGIALACLTAAFLIHGTALKWGIRLQNFLGILKILVIVIIVISPLVNLKKVRENNTFSKPFEGTTGSAYGVVTALYNVIWSFVGYSNANYALSETKNPARTLKFAAPLALGTISVLYMLANVAYFAAVSKEEMLESKRLVAASLFRNMFGESAERALSVFVALSAFGNVLSVIFSQGRLVQELGREGVLPFSRFWASNRPFNAPLAGLFEHWLVTAITILAPPSGDAYNFVLNLISYPLAIINTFVAGGLIHLYRNRAARNWNPPLKATLPVVIFFLLSNIYLVVAPFVPPEDGQSVYESLPYWIHCVVGFGVILAGGLYWLIWAVILPKIGRYELVRETVVDDIDGWEKSYFFTRPLGERTKDTQDPNGSQ from the exons ATGGACCGCCTTGTTGGAGGTGCCCACGCTGAGGGCAAGGACACCGTCAAGGTGCATCCTAGCGATGCCAGCTCGGGGCCCGACACAGAGAATG GCCAACTCGAAATCGCCCGCGAAAACAAACGCCAGATAGGCATTCCCTCGGCCTCCATGCTCATCTTCAACCGCATCATCGGTACCGGCATCTTCGCCACGCCGGCAACCATTCTCGCCCAGTGTGGCTCCCCGGGCCTGTCGCTCATGATCTGGCTTGTGGGCATgctcatcgccgccgccggaacAGCAGTCTACATGGAGTTTGGCACGGGACTGCCCCGCAACGGCGGTGAGAAGAATTACCTTGAATTCGTGTACCGCAAGCCCAAGTTCCTCACCACGTCTCTGTACACTGGCTATGTGATCCTCCTCGGGTGGGCGGCGGGCAACTCCGTCATCTTTGGCGAGTACATCCTGCACGCCGCGCAGGTCGATGTGACGCGGTGGAACCAGCGAGGCATCGCGCTGGCATGTCTGACGGCCGCCTTCTTGATCCACGGCACGGCGTTGAAATGGGGAATCCGACTGCAGAATTTCTTGGGTATTTTGAAgatcctcgtcatcgtcatcatcgtcataTCCCCGCTGGTCAATCTCAAAAAGGTGAGGGAGAACAACACTTTCTCCAAGCCGTTCGAGGGCACGACCGGCAGTGCGTACGGCGTCGTCACGGCGCTGTACAACGTCATTTGGAGCTTTGTCGGCTACAGCAACGCCAACTACGCCCTCAGCGAGACCAAGAACCCGGCCAGGACGCTCAAGTTCGCCGCCCCGCTGGCCCTCGGCACCATTTCCGTCCTGTACATGCTCGCAAACGTGGCCTACTTTGCGGCCGTGTCGAAAGAGGAGATGCTGGAATCGAAGCGCCTGGTGGCGGCCTCGCTCTTCCGCAACATGTTTGGAGAGTCTGCCGAGCGGGCCCTGTCTGTCTTTGTTGCACTGTCTGCGTTTGGCAACGTCCTGAgcgtcatcttctcccagGGTCGGCTGGTCCAGGAACTCGGGCGCGAGGGTGTCCTTCCCTTCTCGCGCTTCTGGGCGAGCAACCGCCCCTTCAACGCCCCTCTCGCCGGCCTCTTTGAGCACTGGCTCGTCACGGCGATTACGATTCTGGCCCCCCCATCTGGCGACGCGTACAACTTTGTGCTCAACCTCATTTCGTACCcgctggccatcatcaacacgtTTGTCGCGGGCGGGCTGATTCACCTGTACCGCAACCGGGCGGCGAGAAACTGGAATCCTCCCCTCAAGGCAACCCTCCCCGTGGTCATCTTTTTCCTCCTCAGCAACATATACTTGGTCGTGGCTCCGTTTGTGCCCCCCGAGGATGGGCAGAGTGTGTACGAGAGCCTGCCGTACTGGATCCACTGCGTTGTCGGATTTGGTGTGATTCTGGCTGGAGGCTTGTACTGGTTAATCTGGGCTGTCATCCTCCCCAAGATCGGCAGGTACGAGCTTGTGCGGGAGACGGTCGttgatgacattgatggatgggAAAAGAGTTATTTCTTTACCCGGCCGTTGGGAGAGCGGACCAAGGATACCCAGGATCCTAATGGTTCTCAATGA
- the CPYA_2 gene encoding Carboxypeptidase Y A has protein sequence MRFSAAFFLGLVSVTAAFPNPYPDEATDIPPTKESLGKRDGEFSYLISGADVKASQKYGGHLVNYKLRANAVDPSRLGVDTVKQYTGYLDDNSTDKHLFYWFFESRNDPKNDPVILWLTGGPGCSSMSGLFMELGPSHIDKNGSLVRNEYSWNNNASVIFLDQPVNTGFSYSNVPVDTTAAAAKDVYALMTLFFEQFPEYSEQDFHISGESYAGHYIPVFASEILSHPARNINLKSILIGNGLTDPYTQYAYYEPMGCGGGGYKPVLSNYTCQTMEYALPKCQAAIKACYNGEDAACVNAGDRCNTPFLGAFASTGLNIYDIRKKCVGGDLCYEEMNWIQDWLNRKDVMGALGVEVANFKTCNDHVNAAFQQAGDWFLPIQKHVPTLLEKIPVLIYAGDVDFICNWLGNEAWTKALPWPGQTDFNDASMVELTASSGKAYGSLRHARGFAFLRVYKAGHMVPYDQPEGALDFVNRWVRGEWTD, from the exons ATGCGTTTCTCTGCTGCATTTTTCCTTGGGCTAGTCTCGGTGACAGCCGCGTTCCCGAACCCATATCCCGATGAAGCAACAGACATCCCACCTACCAAAGAGTCCCTTGGCAAGCGAGATGGCGAATTCAGCTATTTAATCAGTGGAGCTGATGTGAAAGCTTCCCAGAAATACGGTGGCCATCTTGTCAACTACAAATTGCGTGCTAATGCGGTTGACCCAAGTAGACTTGGCGTTGACACGGTCAAGCAGTACACTGGATATCTCGATGACAACTCCACGGACAAGCATCTCTTCTATT GGTTCTTTGAATCTCGCAACGACCCCAAGAACGACCCTGTTATTCTATGGCTTACCGGAGGGCCTGGCTGttcttccatgtctggacTCTTCATGGAGCTTGGTCCCTCTCACATTGACAAGAACGGCAGCCTTGTCCGAAACGAATACTCCTGGAACAATAATGCCTCTGTTATCTTCTTAGATCAGCCCGTTAACACCGGCTTCTCCTACAGCAACGTTCCCGTCGACAccacagctgctgctgctaaAGATGTCTACGCCCTGATGACCCTGTTTTTTGAGCAATTTCCCGAATATTCTGAACAGGATTTCCATATTTCCGGCGAATCCTATGCCGGTCATTATATCCCAGTCTTTGCCTCTGAAATTCTCTCCCACCCTGCTCGTAACATCAACCTCAAAAGCATCTTGATTGGCAACGGCCTCACCGATCCCTACACCCAGTATGCCTATTACGAGCCCATGGGCTGCGGAGGTGGAGGATATAAGCCTGTCCTTAGTAATTATACTTGCCAAACTATGGAATATGCACTCCCCAAATGCCAGGCCGCGATCAAGGCCTGCTATAACGGAGAAGATGCCGCGTGTGTCAACGCGGGCGACCGTTGCAATACCCCCTTCCTTGGTGCCTTTGCGTCAACAGGCCTCAACATTTACGACATACGGAAAAAGTGTGTTGGAGGTGATCTATGCTATGAAGAGATGAACTGGATTCAAGACTGGCTGAATAGAAAGGACGTTATGGGAGCCCTTGGCGTCGAAGTTGCCAACTTTAAGACCTGCAACGACCACGTTAACGCTGCCTTCCAGCAGGCCGGTGACTGGTTTCTTCCCATCCAGAAACACGTTCCGACACTCTTGGAAAAGATCCCGGTTCTCATCTATGCAGGCGACGTCGATTTCATCTGCAATTGGCTGGGCAACGAAGCCTGGACAAAGGCTCTGCCGTGGCCGGGCCAAACCGACTTCAACGATGCCAGCATGGTCGAGTTGACAGCCTCTTCTGGAAAGGCCTATGGGAGCTTGAGGCACGCACGGGGATTTGCATTTCTACGAGTCTATAAGGCAGGGCACATGGTCCCATATGACCAGCCTGAAGGTGCTCTTGACTTTGTCAACCGATGGGTAAGGGGTGAGTGGACTGACTGA
- the erg6_0 gene encoding Sterol 24-C-methyltransferase, with product MSSRTLVSENDARHAAFDKILHGASSESRGGLRAMMGKDRGANEAAVKEYFQHWDNNKAQDETEAVRQARADDYASLTRQYYNIATDFYENAWGESFHFCRFAHGEAFPQAIARHEHLLAAHVGLRKGMKVLDVGCGVGGPAREMVKFAGCHVTGLNINEYQVQRAKSYAEKEGLAERLDFVQGDFMKMPFPDDSFDAVYVIEATCHAPSLVGVYREINRVLKPGGMFGVYEWLMTEAYDNEDLEHCRIRLDIEQGDGIPQMFGVREGLAAIREAGFDLVYHEDLAATDSGPAPWYWPLGSDLSYAQNLWDALTVLRMNRWGRVVAHAFLQALEMARIVPSGTKKTAESLGRAADALVEGGKRKLFTPMYLMVGKKPEVA from the exons ATGTCCAGCCGGACGTTGGTATCGGAAAATGACGCGAGGCACGCTGCCTTCGACAAGATTCTCCATGGCGCATCGTCCGAGTCCCGCGGCGGCTTGCgtgccatgatgggcaagGACCGAGGCGCCAACGAGGCGGCCGTGAAGGAGTATTTCCAACACTGGGACAACAACAAGGCCCAGGACGAGACCGAGGCCGTCCGCCAGGCTCGAGCCGACGACTACGCTAGCCTGACTAGACA GTACTACAACATCGCGACGGATTTTTACGAAAACGCCTGGGGCGAGTCGTTCCACTTTTGCCGCTTCGCGCACGGCGAGGCATTCCCCCAGGCGATCGCCCGGCACGagcacctcctcgccgcccacgTCGGCCTCAGGAAGGGCATGAAGGTGCTGGACGTCGGctgcggcgtgggcggccCGGCGCGCGAGATGGTCAAGTTTGCCGGATGCCACGTCACCGGGCTCAACATCAATGAGTACCAGGTCCAGCGGGCCAAGTCGTATGCCGAGAAGGAAGGACTGGCCGAGAGGCTGGATTTCGTCCAAGGGGACTTTATG AAAATGCCGTTTCCGGATGACTCCTTTGACGCCGTGTACGTGATTGAAGCGACGTGCCATGCGCCCTCGCTCGTTGGCGTATACCGCGAGATCAACCGCGTTCTCAAACCGGGCGGCATGTTTGGCGTCTACGAATGGCTCATGACGGAGGCTTATGATAACGAGGACCTTGAGCATTGCCGAATCAGACTTGATATTGAACAGGGAGACGGTATCCCCCAGATGTTTGGGGTACGCGAGGGACTGGCGGCTATAAGGGAGGCCGGCTTCGACCTGGTCTACCATGAGGACCTCGCGGCCACGGACAGCGGTCCCGCGCCGTGGTACTGGCCGCTCGGGTCAGACCTGAGCTACGCGCAGAATCTTTGGGATGCGCTGACCGTCTTGAGAATGAACCGCTGGGGGAGGGTGGTGGCGCATGCGTTTTTGCAAGCCCTTGAGATGGCGAGGATTGTGCCGTCTGGCACAAAGAAGACGGCCGAGAGTCTGGGCAGGGCGGCCGACGCCTTGGTCGAGGGCGGGAAAAGGAAGTTGTTCACTCCCATGTATCTGATGGTTGGGAAGAAGCCAGAGGTGGCTTGA
- the prlL_4 gene encoding MFS transporter prlL produces MAVPADEKNRDSLSQPQIGETGMLSDAQEQHFKDGISDEEEVRCPSHTTDLRLLTKIDLHVVPFLCVMYLLAFLDRVNIANARIFDLETDLGIKDDPSKFNTAIVVFFVPYVLFEIPSNILLKKFKPSTWLSLNMFLFGFTTMMQGLVRNYAGLLTTRFFLGLFETGMFPGAFYLIGMWYRRHEAQRRYSFFFNSTTLAGAFGGLLAAAIGKMSGMRGYSGWRWIFIIEGGLTVLVSFFFYFWLPNFPEQAKWLKDDEREYVAARLRLDQGKAGLDRKITLRDVGNIFKDYKVIVGGFMYFGLIVPAYGYAYFAPTILNGYGYSKIETQLRSVPPWVAAFGFSMMCAYASDKIRHRALFAVVPIGIAISGFAILLTVHTNLDAQYAALFLAAMGAYTAMPIIVCWFNMNLGGHHRRAVGSAWQVGFGNLGGIIAAFAFKQDSGAKGVQDYSLGYSLCIAFCCVSVVACVVYAFACWKANNDRQNGKQNVDHLSEEEKLALGDMNPKYRYLL; encoded by the exons ATGGCAGTCCCTGCGGATGAGAAAAATCGCGACTCGCTCAGCCAGCCTCAGATTGGCGAGACTGGTATGCTCTCTGACGCACAGGAACAGCACTTCAAGGATGGCATTTcggacgaggaagaggtcAGGTGTCCGTCACACACGACCGATCTCCGGCTTCTAACCAAGATTGACCTTCATGTCGTTCCGTTCCTTTGTGTCATGTACTTGCTGGCTTTTCTTG ATAGAGTCAATATCGCCAATGCTAGGATTTTCGACCTTGAGACGGACCTTGGCATCAAAGATGATCCCTCAAAGTTTAACACGGCcattgtcgtcttcttcgtgCCATATGTCTTGTTTGAGATTCCGTCCAACATACTCCTCAAGAAATTCAAGCCGTCTACGTGGCTCTCCTTGAACATGTTTCTGTTTGGCTTCACCACGATGATGCAGGGGCTGGTTCGAAACTATGCCGGCTTGCTGACAACTCGATTTTTCCTCGGATTGTTTGAAACAGGCATGTTTCCCGGTG CATTCTACTTGATTGGCATGTGGTACCGCCGGCATGAAGCCCAACGACGATACTCCTTCTTCTTTAATAGCACAACCCTGGCCGGCGCCTTTGGCGGGCTGCTTGCTGCCGCCATTGGTAAGATGAGTGGAATGCGTGGTTATAGCGGGTGGCGCTGGATTTTCATCATCGAAGGCGGCCTTACTGTGCTCGTCAGCTTCTTTTTCTACTTTTGGCTCCCCAACTTCCCTGAGCAAGCAAAGTGGCTCAAGGATGATGAGCGCGAGTATGTCGCTGCCAGGCTCCGCCTCGACCAAGGCAAAGCTGGATTGGACCGCAAGATCACCTTGCGTGATGTCGGAAACATCTTTAAAGACTACAAGGTCATCGTTGGTGGCTTCATGTACTTTGGTCTTATTGTCCCGGCCTATGGTTATGCATACTTTGCGCCGACGATTTTGAACGGTTATGGCTACAGCAAAATTGAGACTCAGCTGCGCAGTGTACCCCCGTGGGTTGCTGCGTTTGGTTTCTCAATGATGTGCGCTTACGCCTCGGACAAGATACGACATCGAGCCCTCTTCGCTGTGGTCCCCATTGGCATTGCCATCTCGGGATTCGCCATCCTTCTCACCGTCCACACAAACCTGGATGCGCAGTATGCTGCTCTTTTCCTAGCTGCTATGGGCGCCTACACGGCAATGCCTATCATCGTCTGCTGGTTCAATATGAACTTGGGTGGCCACCACCGACGAGCCGTTGGGAGCGCCTGGCAAGTTGGCTTCGGTAACCTAGGTGGCATTATTGCTGCTTTTGCGTTTAAGCAAGACTCGGGCGCCAAAGGGGTCCAAGACTATAGCCTTGGTTACTCTTTATGTATCGCATTCTGCTGTGTCTCTGTTGTGGCTTGCGTCGTGTACGCGTTTGCCTGCTGGAAGGCAAACAATGACCGTCAAAATGGTAAACAAAACGTGGACCATCTGTCAGAAGAAGAGAAACTGGCTCTGGGCGATATGAACCCCAAATACCGCTATCTGTTATAG
- the ats1 gene encoding N-acetyltransferase ats1 yields the protein MATIRHARREDAPVILELIQALAEYEKEPDAVEATVESLERTIAFAPSDSAGNDATVPNTEAITPDRPSRCLLLFSPEGKAVGMALYYYNYSTWRAKAGIHLDDLFVQPSERGRGYGKRLLAELAKQVVAMKGGRLEWVVLKWNEPSINFYESLGAQALDEWVGMRLDGEALDKLAHSLD from the exons ATGGCTACAATCAGACATGCTCGACGGGAAG ATGCCCCCGTGATCCTCGAGCTCATCCAGGCCCTCGCCGAGTACGAAAAGGAGcccgatgccgtcgaggccaCCGTCGAGTCACTCGAGAGGACAATTGCCTTTGCCCCGTCCGACTCAGCCGGCAACGACGCCACGGTCCCCAACACCGAAGCCATCACTCCTGACCGGCCATCCCGCTGCTTGCTGCTCTTCTCCCCCGAGGGCAAGGCCGTCGGAATGGCACTGTACTACTACAACTACAGCACGTGGCgggccaaggccggcatccACCTGGACGATCTCTTCGTCCAGCCTTCCGAGCGTGGGCGAGGGTACGGCAAGAGACTGTTGGCCGAGCTGGCGAAGCAGGTCGTCGCCATGAAGGGCGGAAGGCTCGAATGGGTCGTGCTCAAGTGGAACGAGCCCAGCATCAACTTCTATGAGAGTCTTGGAGCGCAGGCGTTGGATGAGTGGGTTGGCATGCGCCTTGACGGAGAGGCATTGGACAAGTTGGCACATTCTTTGGATTAG